A part of Silurus meridionalis isolate SWU-2019-XX chromosome 18, ASM1480568v1, whole genome shotgun sequence genomic DNA contains:
- the tfap2b gene encoding transcription factor AP-2-beta isoform X2 produces the protein MLVHTYSATDRHDGVPGHSSRLSQLGSVSQAPYSSAPPLSHAPSSDFQPPYFPPPYQPLPYPQSQDPYSHVNDPYALNALHQPHQQHPWGSRQRQEVGGESASLLPQPRASLPPQLSGLDPRTRDYSSSVRRPDVLLHSAPHGLEAGMADSLSLHGLTHGMDDTHAVEDANNSGMHILDQSVIKKVPMPHKSVTSLMMSKDGLIGGVTVNVNEVFCSVPGRLSLLSSTSKYKVTVGEVQRRLSPPECLNASLLGGVLRRAKSKNGGRSLREKLEKIGLNLPAGRRKAANVTLLTSLVEGEAVHLARDFGYICETEFPTKAVSEYLNRQHTDPNEIHARKNMLLATKQLCKEFTDLLAQDRTPLGNSRPTPILEPGIQSCLSHFSFITHGFGSPAICAALTALQNYLTEALKGLDKMFINNQTSNRHTTADGSKGGEKDEKHRK, from the exons ATGTTAGTGCACACTTACTCAGCCACG GACCGCCATGACGGTGTACCGGGCCACAGCTCGCGGCTCTCCCAGCTCGGCTCGGTGTCTCAGGCTCCGTACTCCAGCGCGCCGCCGCTCTCGCACGCGCCTTCCTCGGATTTCCAGCCACCGTACTTCCCGCCGCCGTACCAGCCGCTGCCGTACCCGCAAAGCCAGGACCCGTACTCACATGTAAACGACCCTTACGCCCTGAACGCGCTGCACCAGCCGCACCAGCAGCACCCATGGGGCTCGCGCCAGCGGCAAGAGGTCGGCGGGGAGAGCGCGTCCCTGCTGCCGCAACCGCGGGCCTCGCTGCCGCCGCAGCTCTCCGGACTCGACCCGCGCACCCGGGATTACTCCTCCTCCGTGCGCCGGCCGGACGTGTTGCTGCACTCGGCGCCGCACGGGCTCGAGGCCGGGATGGCGGACAGCTTGTCTCTGCACGGGCTCACGCACGGCATGGACGACACGCAC gctGTAGAAGACGCCAATAACAGTGGTATGCACATCCTGGATCAATCCGTTATCAAAAAAG TCCCGATGCCGCACAAGAGCGTCACGTCTCTGATGATGAGTAAAGACGGTCTGATCGGCGGCGTCACCGTCAACGTGAACGAGGTGTTCTGCTCGGTTCCTGGCCGCCTGTCACTGCTGAGCTCCACCTCCAAGTACAAGGTGACGGTGGGAGAAGTGCAGCGAAGACTCTCACCGCCCGAGTGCCTCAATGCATCACTGCTCGGCGGCGTGCTCCGCAG AGCGAAGTCGAAAAACGGCGGAAGATCCCTGAGAGAGAAGCTGGAAAAAATCGGGCTGAATTTGCCCGCAGGGAGACGCAAAGCCGCCAACGTCACTTTGCTGACGTCACTAGTGGAAG GAGAAGCTGTTCATTTAGCACGAGACTTTGGCTACATATGTGAAACAGAATTCCCCACCAAGGCCGTGTCTGAGTACCTCAACCGGCAGCACACCGACCCCAACGAGATCCACGCACGAAAAAACATGCTGCTCGCCACAAA GCAGCTATGTAAGGAGTTCACAGACCTCTTGGCGCAGGACCGCACTCCACTCGGGAACTCTCGTCCGACGCCAATCCTGGAGCCGGGCATCCAGAGCTGCCTCTCTCACTTCAGCTTTATCACACACGGCTTTGGCTCACCGGCCATCTGCGCCGCGCTTACCGCACTGCAGAACTACCTGACCGAGGCGCTCAAGGGCCTTGATAAGATGTTCATCAACAACCAGACCTCCAACCGGCACACTACGGCCGACGGCTCGAAAGGAGGAGAGAAGGATGAGAAACACAGGAAATGA
- the tfap2b gene encoding transcription factor AP-2-beta isoform X1: MLWKLVENVKYEDIYEDRHDGVPGHSSRLSQLGSVSQAPYSSAPPLSHAPSSDFQPPYFPPPYQPLPYPQSQDPYSHVNDPYALNALHQPHQQHPWGSRQRQEVGGESASLLPQPRASLPPQLSGLDPRTRDYSSSVRRPDVLLHSAPHGLEAGMADSLSLHGLTHGMDDTHAVEDANNSGMHILDQSVIKKVPMPHKSVTSLMMSKDGLIGGVTVNVNEVFCSVPGRLSLLSSTSKYKVTVGEVQRRLSPPECLNASLLGGVLRRAKSKNGGRSLREKLEKIGLNLPAGRRKAANVTLLTSLVEGEAVHLARDFGYICETEFPTKAVSEYLNRQHTDPNEIHARKNMLLATKQLCKEFTDLLAQDRTPLGNSRPTPILEPGIQSCLSHFSFITHGFGSPAICAALTALQNYLTEALKGLDKMFINNQTSNRHTTADGSKGGEKDEKHRK, translated from the exons ATGCTGTGGAAGCTCGTGGAAAATGTCAAGTACGAAGACATCTATGAG GACCGCCATGACGGTGTACCGGGCCACAGCTCGCGGCTCTCCCAGCTCGGCTCGGTGTCTCAGGCTCCGTACTCCAGCGCGCCGCCGCTCTCGCACGCGCCTTCCTCGGATTTCCAGCCACCGTACTTCCCGCCGCCGTACCAGCCGCTGCCGTACCCGCAAAGCCAGGACCCGTACTCACATGTAAACGACCCTTACGCCCTGAACGCGCTGCACCAGCCGCACCAGCAGCACCCATGGGGCTCGCGCCAGCGGCAAGAGGTCGGCGGGGAGAGCGCGTCCCTGCTGCCGCAACCGCGGGCCTCGCTGCCGCCGCAGCTCTCCGGACTCGACCCGCGCACCCGGGATTACTCCTCCTCCGTGCGCCGGCCGGACGTGTTGCTGCACTCGGCGCCGCACGGGCTCGAGGCCGGGATGGCGGACAGCTTGTCTCTGCACGGGCTCACGCACGGCATGGACGACACGCAC gctGTAGAAGACGCCAATAACAGTGGTATGCACATCCTGGATCAATCCGTTATCAAAAAAG TCCCGATGCCGCACAAGAGCGTCACGTCTCTGATGATGAGTAAAGACGGTCTGATCGGCGGCGTCACCGTCAACGTGAACGAGGTGTTCTGCTCGGTTCCTGGCCGCCTGTCACTGCTGAGCTCCACCTCCAAGTACAAGGTGACGGTGGGAGAAGTGCAGCGAAGACTCTCACCGCCCGAGTGCCTCAATGCATCACTGCTCGGCGGCGTGCTCCGCAG AGCGAAGTCGAAAAACGGCGGAAGATCCCTGAGAGAGAAGCTGGAAAAAATCGGGCTGAATTTGCCCGCAGGGAGACGCAAAGCCGCCAACGTCACTTTGCTGACGTCACTAGTGGAAG GAGAAGCTGTTCATTTAGCACGAGACTTTGGCTACATATGTGAAACAGAATTCCCCACCAAGGCCGTGTCTGAGTACCTCAACCGGCAGCACACCGACCCCAACGAGATCCACGCACGAAAAAACATGCTGCTCGCCACAAA GCAGCTATGTAAGGAGTTCACAGACCTCTTGGCGCAGGACCGCACTCCACTCGGGAACTCTCGTCCGACGCCAATCCTGGAGCCGGGCATCCAGAGCTGCCTCTCTCACTTCAGCTTTATCACACACGGCTTTGGCTCACCGGCCATCTGCGCCGCGCTTACCGCACTGCAGAACTACCTGACCGAGGCGCTCAAGGGCCTTGATAAGATGTTCATCAACAACCAGACCTCCAACCGGCACACTACGGCCGACGGCTCGAAAGGAGGAGAGAAGGATGAGAAACACAGGAAATGA